The proteins below are encoded in one region of Sporosarcina sp. FSL K6-1508:
- the guaA gene encoding glutamine-hydrolyzing GMP synthase yields the protein MSTAPLLVEQEKIVVLDYGSKYNQLITRTIRDFGVYSELHAHTTTAEDIKKMNAVGIILSGGPAFLEDADTLDIDPEIFSAGIPILGISFGAQIVVKHFGGKIEVLANRIDSVNTITVDRTSKLYNGQTEKQDVLLSRGGRIVAMPESFTTFASDTANEIMAIGNDEKNIYAVQYHPEVQQSEHGKDFLRHFILEICGAKADWTMESFIDIEVDKIRTTVGDKKVLCALSGGVDSSVVAALIHRAIGNQLTCMFVDHGLLRKGEVESVVETFSKDFNMNFIKIDARERFLTKLKGISDPEQKRKIIGNEFIRVFDDEAAKLDGMEFLAQGTIYADIIESGTATAEVIKSHHNVGGLPEDMDFELIEPLTALFKDEVRALGAALGLPEEIVRRQPFPGPGLGVRVLGEITEDKLKIVRESDWILRDEIKIAGLDNAIWQYFTVLPDIKSVGVKSEKRTYDYAIGIRAVNSTDGMTADWAKIPWDVLQKISARITKEVPQINRVLYDVTSKPPATIEWE from the coding sequence TTGTCAACAGCTCCTTTATTAGTCGAACAAGAAAAAATCGTGGTGCTTGATTACGGTAGTAAGTACAATCAATTAATTACGCGTACAATCCGTGACTTCGGTGTATATAGCGAATTACATGCACACACGACTACTGCAGAAGATATTAAGAAAATGAATGCTGTAGGAATTATTTTGTCAGGTGGCCCTGCATTTTTAGAAGATGCAGATACACTGGATATCGATCCTGAAATTTTTTCGGCAGGCATCCCCATTCTTGGTATTTCCTTTGGCGCGCAAATTGTCGTCAAGCATTTCGGCGGGAAGATTGAAGTGTTGGCAAATCGTATTGATAGCGTAAATACAATCACTGTCGATAGAACTTCTAAGCTTTATAACGGACAAACGGAGAAACAAGATGTTTTGTTGAGCCGAGGCGGTCGTATCGTTGCAATGCCTGAAAGTTTCACAACGTTTGCAAGCGACACGGCAAACGAAATAATGGCAATTGGAAATGATGAAAAGAATATCTATGCAGTACAATACCATCCTGAAGTACAGCAAAGCGAACATGGTAAGGATTTTCTTCGTCACTTTATCCTAGAAATATGTGGAGCAAAAGCAGATTGGACAATGGAGAGCTTCATCGACATCGAAGTTGATAAAATACGTACAACGGTCGGTGACAAAAAGGTTCTTTGTGCCCTTAGTGGTGGCGTCGATTCATCTGTTGTAGCTGCACTGATTCATCGTGCAATTGGCAATCAATTGACATGTATGTTCGTTGACCATGGCCTTTTGCGTAAAGGTGAAGTGGAAAGTGTAGTGGAAACATTTAGTAAAGACTTCAATATGAATTTCATTAAAATTGATGCACGAGAGCGCTTCTTAACTAAATTAAAGGGCATTTCCGACCCTGAGCAAAAACGAAAAATAATCGGCAATGAATTCATTCGTGTATTCGATGACGAGGCAGCTAAGCTTGACGGAATGGAATTCCTTGCACAAGGGACAATCTATGCGGATATTATCGAAAGCGGTACAGCAACTGCAGAAGTTATTAAGTCACATCATAATGTTGGTGGACTTCCTGAAGATATGGACTTTGAGCTGATTGAACCATTAACTGCTCTTTTCAAAGATGAAGTTCGCGCATTGGGAGCTGCACTCGGTCTTCCTGAAGAAATCGTAAGACGTCAACCATTCCCGGGACCTGGACTTGGAGTCCGTGTACTTGGTGAAATTACAGAAGATAAATTAAAAATTGTTCGTGAATCTGATTGGATTTTGCGTGATGAAATCAAAATCGCCGGTCTTGACAATGCAATATGGCAATACTTCACTGTTTTGCCTGATATCAAAAGCGTTGGCGTAAAAAGCGAAAAGCGCACTTATGATTATGCAATTGGTATCCGTGCTGTTAATTCAACAGACGGCATGACGGCTGATTGGGCAAAAATTCCTTGGGATGTCCTACAAAAAATCAGTGCACGTATTACGAAAGAAGTTCCACAAATTAACCGTGTCCTTTATGACGTAACGAGCAAGCCACCAGCAACTATTGAGTGGGAATAA
- a CDS encoding NCS2 family permease — translation MKKYFEFDKLGTNYRREIIGGLTTFLAMAYILIVNPLMLSLDGITGIPEEMRMDKGAVFVATALAAAVGSLFMGLIARYPIGLAPGMGLNAFFAFSVVLGMGIPWQTALTGVLFSGLIFIVLSLSGLRETIINAIPAQLKYAVGAGIGLFITFLGFQNANIIVADSNTLVTLGDLTKGPTLLAIFGLVITVIMMVRKIKGAIFYGMITTTIVGMIFGLINLPDRIVSSVPSVAPTFGAAFEAIFQDPGSLFTTQFLVIVITFLFVDFFDTAGTLVAVANQAGLMKDDKLPRAGKALLADSMATVTGAVFGTSTTTSYIESTAGVAAGARTGFASIVTGVLFLLALFFSPLLFVITSEVTAPALIIVGVLMASALGDIDWKRFEIAVPAFFTIIAMPLSYSIATGIAIGFIFYPITMIVSGRGKEVHPIMYGLWFIFVLYFIFIK, via the coding sequence ATGAAAAAGTACTTTGAGTTCGACAAACTTGGAACGAACTACCGTCGTGAGATTATCGGAGGATTGACAACATTTCTTGCAATGGCATATATCTTGATTGTCAATCCTTTAATGTTATCGCTTGATGGGATAACGGGTATCCCTGAAGAAATGCGTATGGACAAAGGCGCTGTTTTTGTCGCAACCGCGCTAGCGGCAGCGGTAGGATCGCTATTCATGGGGCTTATTGCGAGATATCCTATCGGGCTTGCACCGGGAATGGGATTGAATGCGTTTTTCGCATTTAGTGTTGTGTTGGGGATGGGTATTCCTTGGCAAACAGCATTAACAGGGGTACTTTTTTCTGGTCTTATATTTATCGTGTTATCACTTTCAGGTCTGCGCGAAACGATTATTAATGCAATCCCTGCACAACTTAAATATGCAGTTGGTGCAGGTATCGGTCTTTTCATTACTTTTCTTGGTTTTCAAAATGCTAATATTATCGTTGCCGATTCAAATACGCTTGTAACATTGGGGGATCTTACAAAAGGTCCAACCTTACTGGCTATTTTCGGTCTTGTCATTACTGTGATTATGATGGTTAGAAAAATTAAGGGCGCTATATTTTACGGCATGATAACAACTACTATAGTAGGAATGATTTTCGGACTGATCAATCTACCGGATAGAATCGTTTCTAGTGTGCCAAGCGTCGCCCCGACATTCGGTGCTGCTTTTGAAGCGATATTCCAAGATCCAGGTTCATTATTTACAACTCAATTTTTAGTAATTGTTATCACGTTTTTATTTGTGGATTTCTTTGATACTGCTGGGACGCTAGTTGCGGTTGCGAATCAGGCCGGTTTAATGAAAGATGATAAGTTGCCAAGAGCGGGCAAAGCACTTCTTGCGGATTCGATGGCGACTGTAACAGGCGCAGTTTTTGGTACATCGACTACGACGTCTTACATTGAGTCGACTGCGGGGGTAGCCGCAGGAGCAAGAACAGGGTTTGCTTCTATTGTAACTGGAGTACTGTTTCTTCTTGCGCTGTTCTTTTCACCACTCTTATTTGTCATCACATCAGAAGTAACTGCACCTGCATTAATTATTGTAGGTGTACTGATGGCGTCTGCATTAGGTGATATTGATTGGAAACGCTTTGAAATTGCAGTGCCGGCATTCTTTACGATTATTGCGATGCCGCTTAGTTATAGTATTGCAACAGGAATCGCGATCGGTTTCATCTTCTATCCAATTACGATGATTGTAAGTGGACGTGGAAAAGAAGTTCATCCAATTATGTATGGTTTATGGTTTATCTTTGTCTTGTACTTTATATTTATAAAGTAA